Below is a genomic region from Brucella sp. BE17.
GCGGATACTGGATGGCGTCATCGCGCTGACGATGTGGGGCATCGCCTTCAAGCTCGTCAGCGGCTCTGGCTGACGTTACTTTACGATGCTCAGCACGTTACGTACCACTTCGGCCTGTAGCGGGCGCTGCTTTTCGATGTTGAAATGACCGACATCCTTGACATCCGAAAAGTCGCGATTGTCGAGCTTACCATTGAAGCGCGGGCCAGGCTCCAGCGCTCGCCCCCACCCGTCCTGCGAGAAATAAAAATTCACCGCCCATCTGATGTTTCCGGGCAACGGATCGGGGGCTGTTGCGGCAAAGGACGCTATGTAATCCACGCGAATATCTTTCTTTTCCAGCACTTCGGCAGTTGAAATGATGGCATTGGCACCCAGGGAATGACCGATGAGAACGGTGGCCTGGGGGCCATATTTCGCACGGTCTGAAACAATCCGGTTTGCGATGAAACGCCATGCCGTATGGCTCTTGACCTGCGCATCGACGCCGGAGGCTTGCAGCGATGCACCGATCTCATCAATGCCGGTGGAAAAAATATCCCCGAAACCACGCAGCAAATAGACATTGGGCCGTTTGTCCCGTGCCGCAATCGCTTGAGCTGACGAAGAATCCTCATCAAATGGGCGATCGGCTTTGCTGCGGGCATAAGCGGGTAGAGAAGCCAGAGCCAGAGCCGAGGCCAGAAGCGAACGACGATTGATGAGACTTCTTGAAACGGTAATTAATTTTTCGGTCATTGAATTTCACCAAGGTTTGGGAATAATCCTTCCAGTGCGCTTGGCATATTCATCATAGGAAGCTCCGAACGCCTTGCGCATCATGGCTTCTTCTTGGCCCACCCGGTGGAAATAAAGAATACCTACCCCCACGAGGCCAGCCAGCCCAGCGAACCAGTTGGGCAAGAGCAGAAACTGCGCTATTGCCCAAAGCCAGAACGATAGATACATCGGATGGCGGACATATTTATAGAGCCCCTCCGTCACGAGTTTGTGTTCGTTACGGATTTCCAGCGTTACCGACCAGTTTTTACCCAGTTGCCGATGGCTTGCGTAGAAGACCCACAAAAAAGCCAATTCGAAAAGCAGTCCGAGCCAGCCGAGCCACGGCTGGAAGGCGTAATCAGCGCCTGCGGGAAAACCTGTCGCGCCATAGATTATCGGGATCAGCGAGAGGCCGACCGTTGCTGTGCCGAGCGCCAGGCGGTCAGTGAGCGAACGGGCATCGCCCACCACCTTTATCTTGCGTGCGCGCCGCTGGTGTGGAATTCGGATGGCAACCCAGGCGACAAGCCCGACCGTCCAAATGATAATGGCCAGTGTCGGCGTCATTCAGCAATTCCCTCTTTGGACGGCAGCCCGCCCATAATTTGATTCTTTGCACGGTCGACCAGAGAAATCGGACCGCAGCAAACTTGAAAAAAATCATACCAGTAACGCTTCGTATTGCCGAAGACATATTGGTAATGCACGCGGAAAAGATTTCGTTTCACACGCTTATAGGTTTCAGGCTGCAGCATATCTCTTATTCGCACGGTTCGCACAATGGGGAAATCCCGCCCCTTGGCGCGTTGCAGCTTCATTTCGGCGACAGGGTCGGTCTTGTAGAAATTGATGACATCAGTGAGGCACTGAATTTCGACCCATTCAAACCTGCCATCATCGGTCAGGCGCTGCACGCCGTCACGAAAATTCTGTGCTGCCGGATGATAACCGGCCTTGAGCGCGGTGGAGCCAAGCGTCAGAACCGAAACATTTGATGCTCGTGTTGAAAAGGCGCCGTCAAGCGCGATACACCGCGCCGCTACGTCGAGCATCAACATGCCGCCGGTGCTGTGACCGATCAGGATAACCTCGTCATAGCGACCTTCGCCAACACGCCGGACGATTGTCTGCGCAAAATGCTGCATCAGGGCTTCGGCGTCGGGGCGTCTGCCGCGCATGAAATTGAGCGAAAAGGACCACAGATCCATCAGATGATTGATCGGCCATTTTTTGCCGAGCACTGCCAGCGCCAGAGCAAAAACGCCCAAACCCACCAAAGGGCTGAAAAGACCGAGCCAAGGTGAAAGCAGCCGGCCGACGCCAATGCTAGCGAGCGCGAAAAGGACAAGCGTCAAAAACGGATAGAGGAAATAGAGCCCGAACCGCCACGCATGTGCGAAAAACTGAAAAGCGGGGCCTGAGACGATGAAATCACCGAAGGCGAGGAGATATTTTCCGAGTCTGACGGCAAGCGGACGCGAAAAATCGGACAAGACGATACTGTCGAGAGCAAGGAAGTTGAAGTCCGTCGTCGTTTTCCAGCCTTCACTCTCGCAGTCTGTTTCGATCAGGGCGCAACCGATATTATTATCGGGATTTTCCTTGACCGGAAGAACCACGGATTTTGTGCTCCATACCGTATCGAAGCGGGATATTTCTTTGCTTAAACGACTGAAAAACGCCTCGGGCGTTTTCGGGTCATATCCGCCAATAAAAAAAACGGCACGCCGCTGGACCGACTGATTCATGCGGAAAACCTAATTTGCATCTTTTCTATTGTCGAGATCAAAGCCTTGGCTTCCAACAAAATGTGACGGCAAGCTTTCTTATCAAGGGAACACACCAGGTTTTTCTGCCAGCGCAAGGCCGATATGGCAATTAGACGAAAAGATGAAACGCTCATTTTGAGCGATAAGATATGCGATTTTCATTCAGCTGTGAAATGTTCTAACATCCAACGTAGACAGCTATTGTTTCAGGAGCAATGAATGCAGCCGATCTGGGCCGTTGGTTTGATGACCGGGACCGTTCTTGATGGGAATATCGATGTCGCGCTTGTGAAAACCGATGGCGAGACGGTCGATATTTTTGGAACCTATGCGCTCAAGCCCTACCCTTATGGTGTGCTTGAATTGTTACAGCAGGCGCAGGCTGAGGCGCGGATATGGAATTTCGAAGGCCAGGAGCCTGAAATATTCGCTAAAGCCGAACAAGCGCTCACCGAAGCGCAATCTGTCGCTGTTATGGAACTGGTGGCGGAGAGCGGGCTTACAATGGAGGATATCGGTATTGTCGGTTTTCACGGGCAGACGGTACTGCATCGTGGTCCTCAACCGGGAAAATTCGGTGACACACGCCAGCTTGGTGACGGTAATTTAATGAGCCAGCTGCTTGGCACAAGGGTCGTCTATGACTTTCGCACAGCCGATATTCGTGCTGGCGGGCAGGGCGCGCCTTTGGCTGCAATCTATCATGCTGCTCTGTTGCGCAGCGCCGACGCAAGTGGCGACACCGCCATTCTCAATCTCGGTGGCGTTGGCAATATCACATGGTGGGATGGTTCCGATTTGCTCGTCGCATTCGATACTGGACCGGCCAACGCGCCGATTAATGATTTTGTCAAAGCGCAAGGTCTGGGCGAGATGGACCTTGATGGGGCGCTGGCCGCACGCGGAACTGTCGATGAGGCGCGTCTCGCTGAGCTGTTAACCCATCCCTATATGACGGCCCCATTCCCCAAATCCCTTGACCGTTTCGATTTTACCGCCGCGATGGCAGATGGGCTGAATGCAGAAGATGGTGCGGCAACATTGACGGCATTCACAACCGCAGCCGTAGGCAAGGCACTCGACCTTTTACCAAAACGCCCCAAGCGGCTCGCCGTATCTGGCGGCGGGCGCCATAATCCGACAATCATGCGCATGCTGGTCGAGCGCGCCGGTGTGGAACTGGTGCCGGTCGAATCGCTGGGTTGGCGAGGGGATGCAGTTGAAGCTGAATGTTTTGCGTTTCTTGCCGTGCGGGCTTTGCGGGGGCTGCCGATCAGTTTTCCAAGCACGACGGGGGTGCCCGCACCGATGAGCGGTGGGATGCTGGCCGAACCGCGATAGGTTTTATTTTAAAACGGAATTGCAGACAGCAAAACGCCCGCAGCGATGGGAGGAGGAGTTCGCTGCGGGCGGATTGATAAAGCGCGACTGGGAGGAGGAGTGCCGCGCTTTGCGTCCGGTTTTTGGGAGGAGGAGTAAACCGGACGAGTTGTAAATAGGATCGCTGCATTGTGATTACAACAGACGATCCTGCAACCGAGATATGCACAATTTGCAAAGCGGAAAATAAAGCCGCCTCAGCAGCGGTTGAACGCGCTGAGGCGGTAAATCGTCGCCAAAGCCCCCAATGGCGAGATATGATCTCTAATAGCATAAGTCTGACGCGAGAAAATATACCCGTTACAGCTTTTGATGGAAAAATCCACACTATGTTAAATTCGCAACATCGGCATGATGTGTGGATTTTAAGGACATGTGTTTCAGTTAAATTCTTTAAAAAACAGTTTGTTATCTCGTAGCCAGTTGCAGAGTGTTCCTTATCCGCCGAGGCGTTCAGCGATCCGCGTCCTGTTGACTGCCATGGCCTCCTTTGAAGGTTCCCAATCACAACACCACTCCGGCGCAAAGCCGAGGAGGAGTTCGTGCGTCATTGTGAACTGTGGCGCGTATCCTCTGGCTCTCATTTCTGCCACCAGTGCAGCCTGCCTTTTCGCCAAGTAGCCAAGGCGTGGGTAGAAAAAGCGCACATGGCCAGTTCCAAGCGTATAAGCGGAAGGATTGCGGGAATCGTCCGGCGTTTCGCCACGGGCAATGGCCGCGCGCACCAGTGCGAAAACCCGCGGCAGTTCACGATATTCCGCGACAAGATGCGGACCAGTCAATTCTGATGGCGGAATGCAGTTTATGCGCGTCAATTTCGATGCTCGCTATGCTGGAAACAAATGATTTGAACTGTGTAAAAAGGAGCAATCAGCTATTCCCCAGTTTTTTCACATTCCGTATGTCCTGCTATTCCACAGGGATTATAAAATCTATCGCTCATTTTCGCTTTTTTCCGATCTATCCCCAAATCCATCTATTGACGAGTTTTTAACTTCGTCTACCATATCTTGTGTATGAGGTTCTCTCGATTCGCAATCGAGGGCTAAGACGGGAATTCGGTGCGTTTCATCTGTCAGGGTGAAGCAAAGCCGAAGCTGCCCCCGCAACTGTAAGCGGTGAGTTCTGTCCATCATGTCACTGGCGAAAGCCGGGAAGACGGGCGAGAACGTTGATCCGCAAGCCAGGAGACCTGCCTCTTACAAGTACGTCCACGGGCGGGGTGTCCGGCTGGCGCGCAATTTTATGGCAAGGTTCCTTGCCGGTTGCAGCCCCGATTTCCCGCTCACAGCTTCGGGGTGAAGTCCATGTTCAGACAGTTCAGTTTCAGTCGTTACGGCTTTTCCATCAGGGAATAGTATTTGTTCATCGCGCAGGTCTGACCTGCGTTGATCGATCCCCCATTGCATGTCTCTTGCCGCGCATCGTCAAGCTGCGCGAACGATCCTTTGTGTGCCGTCCAAATCAGTGAGGAAAAAATGAATATCACCGTCTACAGCAAGCCCGCCTGCGTCCAGTGCACTGCTACCACGCGCGCGCTTGATCGTCAGGGTGTCGATTATGAAGTTGTCGATATCTCCGTTGATGCAGACGCTTTCGATCTCGTACACGGTATGGGCTACCGGCAGGTTCCGGTCGTCGTTGCCGGTGAAGCGCATTGGGCTGGTTTCCGACCCGACATGATCAGCGCGCTCGCCTGAGAGACATGCTCATGAGCCTGCTCGTCTATTTCTCCAGCCGATCCGGCAACACGCATCGCTTTGTGGAGCGGCTTGGGATGCGGACCGACCGCATTCCAATGGAGGTGGCGAGCGCTTTGAACGTGAATGAGCCTTTTGTGCTTGTCACGCCGACTTATGGTGGCGGTGGCACCAAGGGCGCAGTACCCAAGCCTGTCATTCGTTTTTTGAACGATGTGGGCAATCGCTCTCTCATTCGCGGCGTGATCGCCGCGGGCAACAGCAATTTCGGCGCGGCTTTTGGCATCGCTGGCAACATTATTTCCGCCAAATGTCAGGTTCCCTATCTCTATCGCTTTGAGCTTCTGGGAACAGACGAGGACCTTGGCAATGTCAGAAACGGGATGGAACGATTTTGGACACGGCAGATACAACCCTGATCCGCGAGCACGAGGCGGAGCCATTGGCGCTTGATGCGCCGGAACCCGCATCCACGCGCAGCAGCAAGCCGATACAATCCTTCGAGGGAATGGATTATCACGCGCTCAACGCAATGCTGAACCTCTATGACGATGAGGGGAAAATTCAACTCGATTGCGACCGGCAGGCCGCACGTCAATATTTTCTCCAGCACGTCAACCAGAACACGGTGTTCTTTCACAATCTACGTGAGAAGCTCGATTATCTGGTAAGTGAAAACTATTACGAAACGGAGGTGCTGGACCAGTATTCCTTCAATTTCGTGCGCGACCTGTTCGATGAGGCTTATGCGAAGAAATTTCGCTTCCCGACCTTCCTTGGCGCGTTCAAATATTACACCAGCTATACGCTGAAAACGTTCGACGGAAAGCGCTATCTGGAGCGCTACGAGGATCGTGTCTGCATGGTGGCGCTGACGCTTGCGCGCGGCAATGAGCAACATGCGCGCGAGATGGTCGATGAGATTATTTCAGGCCGCTATCAGCCCGCGACGCCGACTTTCCTCAATGCCGGCAAGAAACAGCGCGGCGAACTGGTGTCCTGTTTTCTGCTGCGCGTCGAAGACAATATGGAATCCATTGGTCGTTCGATCAATTCTGCCTTGCAACTCTCCAAGCGCGGTGGTGGCGTGGCGTTGAGCCTCACCAATATCCGCGAAGCGGGCGCTCCCATCAAGCAGATCCAGAACCAGTCCTCGGGCATCATCCCGGTGATGAAGCTTCTCGAAGACAGTTTTTCATATGCTAACCAGCTTGGTGCACGTCAGGGCGCGGGCGCAGTTTATCTGCATGCGCATCACCCCGACATCATGCGTTTTCTTGATACTAAGCGCGAGAACGCGGATGAGAAAATCCGTATCAAGACGCTTTCACTCGGCGTAGTGATCCCCGATATTACCTTTGAACTCGCGAAAAATGACGAGGATATGTACCTGTTCTCGCCTTATGACGTAGAACGGGTCTATGGTGTGCCGTTGACCGAGATTTCGGTTACGGAAAAATATCGCGAGATGGTCGATGACGCGCGTATTCACAAAAAGAAGATCAAAGCTCGCGAGTTCTTTCAGATATTGGCCGAAATCCAGTTTGAATCCGGCTATCCCTACATCATGTTCGAAGACACTGTGAACCGCGCCAACCCGATTGACGGGCGTGTCACAATGAGCAATCTCTGCTCGGAAATCCTGCAGGTCAGTGAAGAAAGCCGTTTCAACGATGACCTTTCCTATGAATATTTGGGCAAGGACATTTCCTGTAATCTCGGCTCGCTCAATATTGCAGCTGCGATGGACAGCCCTGACTTCGGCAAGACCATCGAAACCTCGATCCGCGCACTGACCGCCGTTTCCGATATGAGCTATATCGGCTCTGTTCCATCGGTTGCGCGTGGCAATGACGAAAGCCATGCCATTGGTCTTGGGCAGATGAACCTGCACGGCTATCTTGCCCGCGAACGGATTTTCTATGGTTCGGAAGAAGGCGTCGATTTCACCAATATCTATTTTTATACGGTGACCTATCACGCCATCCGCGCCTCCAATCGCCTTGCGATCGAAACGGGTCGCAGCTTCAAGGGATTTGAGAAGTCGAAATATGCAACGGGCGACTATTTCGACAAATATACCGATCAGCTCTGGGAACCAACGACCGAAAAAGTACGTGAGATCTTTGAGACTGCCGGCATTACCATTCCGACGCAAGAAGATTGGGCCGCGCTCAAAGAATCCGTAATGGAGGGCGGGCTTTATAACCAGAACCTGCAGGCCGTGCCGCCGACCGGCTCGATCTCCTATATCAACCATTCGACCTCCTCGATCCATCCAATCGTCTCAAAGATTGAAATCCGTAAAGAAGGCAAGATCGGTCGCGTCTATTATCCGGCGGCTTTCATGACCAACGACAATCTCGATTATTATCAAGATGCCTACGAGATTGGCCCGGAGAAGATCATCGATACCTATGCGGCTGCAACGCAGCATGTTGATCAGGGCCTGTCGCTCACGCTGTTCTTCCGCGATACCGCGACCACACGCGACATCAATCGTGCGCAGATCTATGCGTGGAAAAAGGGCATCAAGACCATCTATTATATCCGCCTGCGCCAGATGGCGCTGTCCGGCACGGAAGTGCAGGGCTGTGTTTCCTGCGCGTTGTGACAACAGGTTTAGAAAATGAACATCCAAGTGAAAACCAAAGCGCCAAAGCCAGTCGCATCCGTTCGGGCCATCAACTGGAACCGTATCGAAGACGACAAGGATCTCGAGGTCTGGAACCGGTTGACGGGCAACTTCTGGCTGCCGGAGAAAGTTCCGCTCTCCAACGATATCCAGTCATGGGAAACGCTGAAGGCGGAAGAAAAGCAGCTCACCATCCGCGTTTTTACCGGCCTCACGCTTCTCGATACGATCCAGAATGCGGTCGGCGCAGTCAAGTTGATGGACGATGCCGCGACGCCGCATGAAGAAGCGGTTTTGTCGAACATTTCCTTTATGGAAGCCGTGCATGCGCGTTCCTATTCCTCGATCTTCTCGACACTGTGCCTGACACCGGATGTCGACGACGCCTATCGCTGGTCGGAGGAAAACGAGTTTCTGCAACGCAAAGCACAGCTCATTCTGGAGAATTATCATGCCGGTGATCCACTGAAGAAAAAGATCGCCAGCGTGTTTCTGGAAAGCTTTCTGTTTTATTCGGGCTTTTATCTGCCGATGTATTGGTCGAGCCGGGCGAAGCTCACGAATACCGCAGATCTTATCCGGCTGATCATTCGCGACGAGGCGGTGCATGGCTATTATATTGGTTATAAATATCAGCGTGCGTTAGAGGGGCTTGGGGAAGCTGAGAAGCAGGAAATCAAGGATTTTTCCTTCGATCTTCTGCTGGAGCTTTATGACAATGAAGTGCGCTACACCGAAGCGCTTTATGATGGTGTCGGCCTCACTGAAGACGTCAAGAAATTCCTGCATTACAATGCCAACAAGGCTTTGATGAATCTGGGATATGAGGCGCTATTTCCGGCTGAATCCTGCAAGGTCAATCCGGCGATCTTGTCAGCACTGTCTCCCAATGCCGATGAGAACCACGACTTCTTTTCAGGTTCTGGGTCGTCCTATGTGATCGGCAAGGCGGTTGCGACCGAAGATGAGGACTGGGCGTTTTAATCGCCAATAATATAGATGATGGTGGGAAAGGCAGGCTTTGATTTAAAGCCTGCCTTTCTGCTTTTATTCTGGGTGTGGACGGTTGAATTGCGATAGGAAGGGGCTATGAACTTGATGTCATTTGTCCTAGATCATTGCGTCATACGATAAGAGCGTGTCAGCCGCTGTCACTCTATAAATGTGTCAGCTGAAACCTGTCGGGTCTTGCAACGGCTGTATGCCGCGACACAAGTCGCAACGTGTATTGTCTAAAAGGCCGCTGGTTGCATTTGTTGAAAGGTATAAAATGGAAAAAGCAGATATCGGAATGGTCGGTCTGGGCGTCATGGGGTCGAACCTTGCGCTCAATATTGCCGAAAAAGGCTATAAAGTAGCCGTTTATGACCGCGACGAGCCTATCCTGAAAGCCTTTCTCGAAAAGGCTGGCGATCTTATCGATAAGATTATCCCCTGCGCCACGTTCGAGGAGCTGGCCGACAATATCCGCAAGCCGCGTCCGTTCATTTTCCTCATCAAGGCCGGTGCACCGGTCGATGCCGAAACCACCCGTCTTAAAGCCCTTCTTGAGAAGGGCGACATCATGATCGATGCCGGCAATTCCGATTATCGCGATACGGTGCGTCGTCTCAAAGCACTCGGACCCAATGATCCGACATTTGTGGGTATGGGCGTTTCCGGCGGTGCCGAAGGTGCGCGTCACGGCCCTTCGATGATGGTCGGTGGCACGCCTGAAGCTTATGAGCGCATCGCTCCGGTGCTGCTGGCGGCTGCCGCCAAATACAAGGATGAGCCTTGCTGCGCATTGGTTGGTCCCGATGGTGCCGGTCATTTCGTCAAGACCATTCATAATGGTATCGAATATGCCGACATGCAGATGATTGCCGAAATCTACGGCATCCTGCGCGACGGGCTTGGCTTGTCGGCTCCGGCCATCGGCGATGTTTTCGAGAAGTGGAACAGTGGCCCGCTCGATTCCTATCTGATCGAGATTACCGCCGCAGTGCTCAAAACCACTGACGCCGAAAGCGGCAAGGCACTGGTTGACATTATTCTCGATGAAGCGGGCCAGAAGGGCACCGGGCGTTGGGCGGCGATTGAAGCCGAAACGCTGGGCGTTCCGGCCACGGCGATTGAAGCTGCGGTTGCGGCCCGTTCCCTGTCTTCGCTCAAAGGCGAGCGCGCGGAAGCGGCAAAAGCCTATAATCCTGCTCCGCGTACGCTTGATATCAGCGATAATACAAAATTCCTTGCCGATCTGGAACAAGCTCTGCTGGCAGGTAAAATCGCGGCTTATGCGCAAGGCTTTGCCGTGATGCAGGCCGCTTCAGAAGAGCATGGCTGGGATATACCGCTGGCCACAACGGCACGCATCTGGCGCGCCGGTTGCATCATCCGCTCGGAATTGCTCGATGACATCGCCCATGCTTTCGAAGGCAATGAAAACCGTAACCTGCTGCTGGCGCCTGCCTTTATTGATCGCATGGGTAAGGCTTCGCAGGGCCTGCGCGATGTGGTTGCCAAGGCAGCCCTTGCCGGACTGCCGGTTCCAGCGCTTGCCTCGGCGCTTAATTATTTCGACAGCTATACCCAGCCGCTCGGTACTGCCAATCTCATTCAGGGCCAGCGCGATTTCTTCGGTTCGCATGGCTTCAAACGCATCGACAAGGATGGCGATTTCCATGGGCCTTGGAACACGTAGCTGAACGCATAATCCAGCAGCAAACAAATCGAAGGGGCCCTTTTGGGGCCTCTTCTAAAATGTGAAGGGGTAGGGGGCACCTGCCAGCCCAGAAAATGCTGATTGCTGTTGCGGATACAGGAAGCTTCACTGGAGGTGGCCAATTTTTTGTATCGCAGACGGTTTATGAGCTGGAAAGAGGACCTCTGACATTGCTCTTACCAGCACCACGAGGCATGTGCGACCGACTGCGACTGGGCAGCCTTTCTGCATGATGCGCTTGATCGGGCGGTCCGGACATCTGATTGCTGATAGAGCTCGATTGTCTTTTTCGGCGAGACTTGCGTCAGTCGAAGCTCACGCCGGTCAATTGCTGGGAGGCTTCCCAGAGGCGTTCCGCTACTTCTGTGTCCAGCGCTTTATGCGGAAGTTTTGCCTCGGTTGGGTATCCACGCACTCCGCCCATCCTATTGGGTCCATAATATCCACCGCCCCTTGCGGTCGGATTGGTTGCGGCATAAAGCGTCGGCAGCGCACCCTGCGCTGCAGGCTGGAAAGTGAACCACAGCAAACGGCGCAGCATTCCGTTGACGCTCGACCGGCCGGCACCATTGGGGATCAAATCGGTGCGGGAGACGCCGGGATGCGCTGCAAGACTCTCGACCCCCCATCCGGCGGCCTTGCTCCGCCGGCTCAGCTCAAGGGCGAACATGAGACAAGCGAGTTTCGACTGCGCATAGACCTGCATCGGTTTGTAGCTATGACGGGCTTGAAGGTCGTCGAAGTTGATTGCGCCTTGCCTGTCTGCGATGCTGCTCACGGTCACAACGCGCGCATTCTGCCCCTTTTTCAAAAGCGGCAGCAGGTGTGCGGTAAGTGCAAAATGGCCAAGATAATTCGTGCCGAATTGCAGCTCGAATTCATCGCTGGTGACCCGACGCTCGGGCGGGGCCATCACTCCGGCATTGTTGATCAGAAGATCAAGATTATCCTGTTCCTGAGCGAGCTGTGTACCAAAGGCTTTAATGGACGCAAGGTCCGCAAGGTTCAGCTGGCCGAACCGAACTTGGGAGGAGGGGAATGCGCTCCTGATTGCTGCTACGGCTTCTGCCCCTTTTTTGGCATTTCGGCCAGCAATCACCACGCTCGCGCCGGCGCCGGCCAGTGCAAGCGCATCTTCGAATCCCAGCCCGCCAGTGCCGGTCACGACAGCCGAACGACCGCGTTGGGATGGTATGTTCTGAGCTGTCCACTTAGTCATGTTGATCCTTGCTTTCAGAGCGATGAGCGTGACTTCATGAGAAGGTCATCTCGATAGGCCGTTTTCTACCTTGTTCATGAATGTGCGATTTCCGCTGCGAATCTCCATGCCGAAACTCTCAAAAAACTTGCCTGTTCCTACGAACCGTTATTGGGGAAGAGGTTGAGCTCAATGATTTTCCAATGTCGGAAGTGATTGAGGACATCAGCAAATGCCAAAAGAGCTTTGCCCGAACCGTTGTAATGAAAGAGGAAGAGGTCGAACGAGTGGGCGCTCTGATAGCCAGTCTCGAATACCACTCTCATAGGGGAGGCGAGGGACGGTATCGAAGTACATGACCTATTCTGTGCGAAACGTGCGGCTGGCATACTCGCTATACAGACGCTGCTGGTTCATGGCGTCCCGTTTTGGTGCAACGCCGAACATCCGGCAATATTCGCGACTAAATTGTGATGCGCTCTCATAGCCAACCTGATGGGCAGCTTTGGTCACGTTTGCGCTATCCGCTACCATGAGCCGCCGCGCCTCCAGAAGACGAAGCTGCTTCTGGAACTGAAGCGGAGTCATGGAGGTGAGTGCTTTAAAGTGTTGATGGAACGACGAAGGGCTCATGCGCGCTGTTTCCGCCAGTTGTTCCACACGCAGTGTCTTAGCGAAGTTAGCCTGCATCAGGGAGATGGCTTTCACGACACGCTCGATATTCGATTCCGGCAGGGCCAGCTTGTAAAGCTCGCCACCATGAGGGCTGCTCAGAAGCCAGAAATAGATTTCGCGCATGACGGATGGATAGAGGACCGGGATGGCCTTAGGTGTGCCGAACATCCTGATGAGTCGCAGAACACAATCCGCCAGTGGTTCATCAACCGGACTCACGAACATACACGGGCCAGGGCCGGAAGGTGGAACAGGCGGCTCTTCGAGTTGCTCCACGACCGCTCGCAGCACAGTGACGTCGAGCTCGATCATGACGCCAACATAGGGCGCGTCCGTTGAAGCTTCGATGATCCGCCCGCTTGCGGGCACTTCCACGCTGACCAACAAGCACTCCATTGCGCGATACTCAAGCCTCTCCTCGCCGAAAAATATCTCCTTCGCGCCTTGCACCACGACGCAGAGCGATGGGCGGTAGATTTGCCGCATCGGCATCATGGTCTGCCAGGAGCGGACGACATTTACGTCGGCGAGGGGCGTTGGAAACAGTCCCTGACCGCCGCCCTGCTGGTCTGCATAGGCGTTAATTGTGGCAAGAAGCGATGATGACACCCGAACCTCCTTTTGGCTGCCAGACCAGAACCAGGACTCGGTCTTCGGGTTTTCGTACTATCGCCATTTGCAGGAACAGGCAAGTTTTATGCTGGCTCCGGCATTCTGGTCATCGGGTGCTCCCTATAAGCTGCAGAGGTACACCAAGACAAAGGAACGCATTCAAGATGACAGAGGGTGTCGCCCGTTTGAAGCGCTTCTCCTGTAAAATCCAGTTAGTTCAATTTTAGGTTTCCTGTCAGGTCTTATCTAACAGCAGAACTCTGCCTTTGAAGGAGAAGTCCAGAAGGCTTTCGCTCGTGGTCACAGGTTAGTGCGATTGAACGAAGGTCGATCGGGCTGAGAACCGGCAGACGGCGGTCTTTGCATACGCCCGAACTGGCGCGGCGAGCCGCCCATGACGCGCTTGAAGGCGGTGCTAAAGGCACTCTCGGATTCATAACCGAGGGATGGGGCGATCACCGATATCGGATCGCCGGATGTTTCAAGCCTGT
It encodes:
- the nrdE gene encoding class 1b ribonucleoside-diphosphate reductase subunit alpha gives rise to the protein MDTADTTLIREHEAEPLALDAPEPASTRSSKPIQSFEGMDYHALNAMLNLYDDEGKIQLDCDRQAARQYFLQHVNQNTVFFHNLREKLDYLVSENYYETEVLDQYSFNFVRDLFDEAYAKKFRFPTFLGAFKYYTSYTLKTFDGKRYLERYEDRVCMVALTLARGNEQHAREMVDEIISGRYQPATPTFLNAGKKQRGELVSCFLLRVEDNMESIGRSINSALQLSKRGGGVALSLTNIREAGAPIKQIQNQSSGIIPVMKLLEDSFSYANQLGARQGAGAVYLHAHHPDIMRFLDTKRENADEKIRIKTLSLGVVIPDITFELAKNDEDMYLFSPYDVERVYGVPLTEISVTEKYREMVDDARIHKKKIKAREFFQILAEIQFESGYPYIMFEDTVNRANPIDGRVTMSNLCSEILQVSEESRFNDDLSYEYLGKDISCNLGSLNIAAAMDSPDFGKTIETSIRALTAVSDMSYIGSVPSVARGNDESHAIGLGQMNLHGYLARERIFYGSEEGVDFTNIYFYTVTYHAIRASNRLAIETGRSFKGFEKSKYATGDYFDKYTDQLWEPTTEKVREIFETAGITIPTQEDWAALKESVMEGGLYNQNLQAVPPTGSISYINHSTSSIHPIVSKIEIRKEGKIGRVYYPAAFMTNDNLDYYQDAYEIGPEKIIDTYAAATQHVDQGLSLTLFFRDTATTRDINRAQIYAWKKGIKTIYYIRLRQMALSGTEVQGCVSCAL
- the nrdF gene encoding class 1b ribonucleoside-diphosphate reductase subunit beta; this translates as MNIQVKTKAPKPVASVRAINWNRIEDDKDLEVWNRLTGNFWLPEKVPLSNDIQSWETLKAEEKQLTIRVFTGLTLLDTIQNAVGAVKLMDDAATPHEEAVLSNISFMEAVHARSYSSIFSTLCLTPDVDDAYRWSEENEFLQRKAQLILENYHAGDPLKKKIASVFLESFLFYSGFYLPMYWSSRAKLTNTADLIRLIIRDEAVHGYYIGYKYQRALEGLGEAEKQEIKDFSFDLLLELYDNEVRYTEALYDGVGLTEDVKKFLHYNANKALMNLGYEALFPAESCKVNPAILSALSPNADENHDFFSGSGSSYVIGKAVATEDEDWAF
- the gndA gene encoding NADP-dependent phosphogluconate dehydrogenase — translated: MEKADIGMVGLGVMGSNLALNIAEKGYKVAVYDRDEPILKAFLEKAGDLIDKIIPCATFEELADNIRKPRPFIFLIKAGAPVDAETTRLKALLEKGDIMIDAGNSDYRDTVRRLKALGPNDPTFVGMGVSGGAEGARHGPSMMVGGTPEAYERIAPVLLAAAAKYKDEPCCALVGPDGAGHFVKTIHNGIEYADMQMIAEIYGILRDGLGLSAPAIGDVFEKWNSGPLDSYLIEITAAVLKTTDAESGKALVDIILDEAGQKGTGRWAAIEAETLGVPATAIEAAVAARSLSSLKGERAEAAKAYNPAPRTLDISDNTKFLADLEQALLAGKIAAYAQGFAVMQAASEEHGWDIPLATTARIWRAGCIIRSELLDDIAHAFEGNENRNLLLAPAFIDRMGKASQGLRDVVAKAALAGLPVPALASALNYFDSYTQPLGTANLIQGQRDFFGSHGFKRIDKDGDFHGPWNT
- a CDS encoding SDR family oxidoreductase, with amino-acid sequence MTKWTAQNIPSQRGRSAVVTGTGGLGFEDALALAGAGASVVIAGRNAKKGAEAVAAIRSAFPSSQVRFGQLNLADLASIKAFGTQLAQEQDNLDLLINNAGVMAPPERRVTSDEFELQFGTNYLGHFALTAHLLPLLKKGQNARVVTVSSIADRQGAINFDDLQARHSYKPMQVYAQSKLACLMFALELSRRSKAAGWGVESLAAHPGVSRTDLIPNGAGRSSVNGMLRRLLWFTFQPAAQGALPTLYAATNPTARGGGYYGPNRMGGVRGYPTEAKLPHKALDTEVAERLWEASQQLTGVSFD